The Natranaeroarchaeum aerophilus DNA window CATCGAAGCGACACAGGAGAAGCTCAGACAGATCATCGATCTCGTCCCGGACCTGATTTTCGTTAAAAATAGTGAGGGGGAATATCTACTGGCAAACGAGGCGACTGCAGCAGCGTACGGGGCCACCCCCGAGGAGATCGAGGGGAACCGCGAAGCCGAGGTCATCCCGGATGCCGACGACTCAGAGGAGTTCCGTCGGGACGATCTGGACGTACTCTCATCGGGGCAGCCGAAAACGATCCCCGAAGAGGAACTGACGACCGCAGACGGCGAGACGCGAGTTCTGGAGACGACGAAGATCCCGTATCAGGTCGCCGACAGCGGTGACGAAGCGGTGCTCGGATACGCTCGCGACATCACCGCGCTCAAGGAGTACGAAGAGACGCTAGAACGCCAGCGCGACAATCTAGAAGTGCTCAATCAGGTTGTCCGTCACGACGTCCGCAACGCACTCCAGCTCGTGCTCGCGTATGGAGCAACGCTCGAACCGCACGTCGACGAGGGTGGCGAGGAGTATCTTCGTCAGATCCTGGAGGCGGGTCGCGAAGCTGTGGATATCACCCGAACCGCCGGTGACGTTACCGAGGTACTGCTTCACTCCGATGGTGACCGTCGGCCTGTTTCCCTCCGGCACATCCTCGAAGCGCAAGTCGAGGAGGCCCGCTCCAGTCACGAGCGTGCGATCGTTTCGATCGACGGTACCGTTCCGGATACGCGAGTGTTGGCTGATGATCTGCTGGAATCCGTGTTCCGAAACCTGCTGAACAACGCGGTCGTCCACAACGACACCGACCTGCCCAGTATCACCGTTTCGGCGACTGTGACGGAGGAGCGAACTCGCGTGCGCGTCGCCGACAACGGTCCCGGAATCCCCGACGAACGGAAAGACGAGCTCTTCGAGCGAGGCCGAAAAGGGCTCGACAGTGACGGGACCGGAATCGGGCTCTACCTCGTCCGAACGCTCGTCGACCGCTACGGCGGTGATGTCTGGGTCGAAGACGCGGACACTGGGGGCAGCGCGTTCGTCGTCGAGCTAGAGCGGCACGTATCAGAGGACGCGTAGCTATCGACCGCTGTCCCGTCTGCCACCCGTCCGGCCTCGGCGGCCGCGCCGACCAGTTCGGCGACGGGCTCTCCGTGGACCTCGACGATCGTCGTCTACATACCCACATACGGGCTGTATCGCCCCCCGATTGCACGCGAATCGTGATCTCGGACGGGGCAAGATTCACGGTCTATCGTATGAAATACCGGACCGATGTACGACGACATACTGGTGCCGACTGACGGGAGCGAGGGGACTGCGGAGACGCTCGACCACGCAATCGAGATCGCTGGGAACCACGATGCCACCCTGCATGCGATCTCGGTGATGGACCAGCGCGTCTATCTGGCGGCCGAGGACGACGAGCGCGACGAGATCATCGACCGACTCCGCCGGGACGCCGAGGCGGCGATCGAAGACGTCGCGGACAGGATTGCTGAGACCGACCTCGCCCTCGAAACCGCGGTGGTCGACGGAACGCCGTACAAGGAGATTCTGGGCTACGCTGACGAGCACGACATCGATCTGGTCACGATTGGGACCCACGGCCGGACGGGCCGGGACAAACTGGAGAACCTCGGGAGCGTCACCGAACGAGTAGTGAGGGAAGCGGATCGGACGGTGCTG harbors:
- a CDS encoding universal stress protein gives rise to the protein MYDDILVPTDGSEGTAETLDHAIEIAGNHDATLHAISVMDQRVYLAAEDDERDEIIDRLRRDAEAAIEDVADRIAETDLALETAVVDGTPYKEILGYADEHDIDLVTIGTHGRTGRDKLENLGSVTERVVREADRTVLVVSIG